Proteins encoded within one genomic window of Streptomyces sp. NBC_01314:
- a CDS encoding AAA family ATPase: MTPTDTATALPARQTLPAEERYAIELDFLAAHDEGPRPPGWHLTPRSAVTFVCGSGGETLKLAKPHETLPDKLVIAPKFVGERALVERCVVTLAGERGLLLVGEPGTAKSMLSELLSAAVCGTSALTVQGTAGTTEDAFRYGWNYALLLAQGPSPEALVDSPVLGAMRSGRVARVEEITRCLPEVQDALVSILSDRRVSVPELSGTDDAQVPAAPGFTVIATANLRDRGVSEMSAALKRRFNFETVHPIADVDAETALVRRQAEAAVQRAGAAFGVDDAVLDVLVTVFRDLREGRSAEGWDVERPGTVMSTAEAVQVAASLGVAAAYLPGGDALDLVPGHLLGVVRKDDPADHARLLGYWDGPVRRRAEDGSAMWRRLWDLRENLR, encoded by the coding sequence ATGACCCCGACCGATACGGCGACGGCCCTTCCGGCCCGGCAGACCCTGCCCGCCGAGGAGCGTTACGCCATCGAACTCGACTTTCTCGCCGCCCATGACGAGGGCCCGCGCCCGCCCGGCTGGCACCTGACCCCGCGTTCCGCGGTCACTTTCGTCTGCGGCAGCGGCGGCGAGACCCTGAAGCTGGCCAAGCCTCACGAGACGCTGCCCGACAAGCTGGTGATCGCGCCCAAGTTCGTCGGCGAACGCGCCCTGGTCGAGCGGTGCGTGGTCACCCTCGCCGGTGAGCGCGGCCTGCTGCTCGTCGGCGAGCCCGGTACGGCCAAGTCGATGCTCTCCGAGCTGCTGTCGGCCGCCGTGTGCGGCACCAGCGCGCTCACCGTGCAGGGCACCGCCGGCACCACCGAGGACGCCTTCCGCTACGGCTGGAACTACGCCCTGCTGCTCGCCCAGGGCCCGTCCCCCGAGGCGCTGGTCGACTCGCCGGTGCTCGGCGCCATGCGCTCGGGCCGGGTGGCGCGGGTCGAGGAGATCACCCGCTGTCTGCCCGAGGTGCAGGACGCCCTGGTCTCGATCCTGTCCGACCGCCGGGTGAGCGTGCCCGAGCTGTCCGGCACGGACGACGCCCAGGTCCCGGCCGCGCCCGGGTTCACCGTCATCGCCACGGCCAACCTGCGCGACCGGGGTGTCTCGGAGATGTCCGCCGCGCTCAAGCGGCGCTTCAACTTCGAGACCGTGCACCCGATCGCGGACGTCGACGCCGAGACGGCTCTGGTGCGGCGGCAGGCGGAGGCGGCCGTCCAGCGGGCGGGCGCGGCCTTCGGCGTGGACGACGCGGTGCTCGACGTGCTGGTCACCGTCTTCCGCGACCTGCGCGAGGGGCGCTCCGCCGAGGGCTGGGACGTGGAGCGGCCCGGCACGGTGATGTCCACCGCCGAAGCCGTGCAGGTCGCCGCCTCGCTCGGGGTGGCCGCCGCGTACCTGCCCGGCGGAGACGCCCTCGACCTCGTCCCCGGGCACCTGCTGGGCGTGGTCCGCAAGGACGACCCGGCCGACCACGCCCGGCTGCTCGGCTACTGGGACGGCCCGGTGCGCCGTCGCGCCGAGGACGGCTCGGCGATGTGGCGCCGCCTCTGGGATCTGCGGGAGAACCTTCGGTGA
- a CDS encoding PP2C family protein-serine/threonine phosphatase — protein sequence MADMEIDYAAVFQALPGMVALLTPELVYADANEEFLRMSGRTREQVVGRYLFDVFPDNPTDPSANGMRNLAVSLTRVVETGERDAMALQRYDVESVQRPGEWEERYWSPVNAPVLGPDGKVVLLIHKVEEVTELIRARERSPGDRASVLEAELYTRARELQEVNERLREAHAHEREVALALQTAMLPAPKPLGHHRAAVRYQPATDALNVCGDWYDLVDLAGVDRIGIAVGDVVGHGLAAACVMGKLRSALSAASLVADGPAQALDALGLYARSVDGAENTTAVQTCVDWDAHTITYSSAGHLPPALLCRDGEVVFLDQATDPPLGARPEHTPRLEATLAFSEGDMLVLYTDGLIERRDEDIDHSLARLADALTRHRGSTPEPLADALLLDLLPDGRATDDAALVIIRL from the coding sequence ATGGCGGATATGGAGATCGACTACGCGGCGGTGTTCCAGGCGCTGCCGGGCATGGTGGCGCTGCTGACACCCGAGCTGGTGTACGCGGACGCGAACGAGGAGTTTCTGCGGATGTCGGGCCGCACCCGTGAGCAGGTGGTCGGCCGGTACCTCTTCGACGTGTTCCCGGACAACCCCACCGACCCGTCCGCGAACGGCATGCGGAACCTGGCGGTCTCCCTCACCCGGGTGGTGGAGACCGGCGAGCGGGACGCGATGGCGCTGCAGCGCTACGACGTGGAGTCGGTGCAGCGGCCGGGGGAGTGGGAGGAGCGGTACTGGAGCCCGGTGAACGCGCCCGTCCTCGGCCCCGACGGGAAGGTGGTGCTGCTGATCCACAAGGTGGAGGAGGTCACCGAGCTGATCCGGGCCCGCGAGCGCTCGCCCGGCGACCGGGCCAGCGTGCTGGAGGCCGAGCTGTACACCCGTGCCCGTGAGCTTCAGGAGGTCAACGAGCGGCTGCGCGAGGCACACGCCCATGAACGGGAGGTCGCGCTCGCCCTGCAGACGGCGATGCTGCCCGCGCCCAAACCGCTCGGCCACCACCGAGCGGCCGTGCGCTACCAGCCGGCGACCGACGCGCTGAACGTGTGCGGCGACTGGTACGACCTCGTCGACCTGGCCGGCGTCGACCGCATCGGCATCGCCGTGGGTGACGTGGTCGGACACGGCCTGGCCGCCGCCTGCGTCATGGGCAAGCTGCGCAGCGCGCTGAGCGCCGCGTCCCTGGTGGCGGACGGTCCCGCCCAGGCGCTGGACGCGCTCGGCCTGTACGCCCGCTCCGTCGACGGCGCGGAGAACACCACCGCCGTGCAGACCTGCGTCGACTGGGACGCGCACACGATCACCTACAGCAGCGCCGGCCATCTGCCGCCCGCACTGCTGTGCCGCGACGGCGAGGTCGTCTTCCTCGACCAGGCCACCGATCCACCGCTCGGCGCCCGCCCTGAACACACCCCCCGCCTCGAGGCGACCCTCGCCTTCAGCGAGGGCGACATGCTCGTCCTCTACACGGACGGCCTGATCGAACGCCGCGACGAGGACATCGACCACAGCCTCGCCCGCCTCGCCGACGCCCTCACCCGCCACCGCGGGTCCACCCCCGAACCCCTCGCCGACGCCCTCCTCCTCGACCTCCTCCCCGACGGACGGGCCACCGACGACGCGGCCCTCGTCATCATCCGGCTCTGA
- a CDS encoding DNA-binding protein yields the protein MSGGTRVSYEELLTAGGVLPPDTEGAGERAVPLTARTYRHPGLEDRVVVRLVAGELGAAEDLAAGFLGLEQDAEPEVVGLGLRQSLGFPEWVLVHHPADGHHALGIVPDLERTARQAKTKPKLAMDAYQELGERLAASVPHFLPTFYEQAGRVFLAEENATYAAQLFTRARKAEAEHGLTVEEERLDAVFLEFALAGALPVKVLSAYAKELAARVPAEEALRRFTKLCLRRTAGGLPPSAQMAGDLRRLARAAGRDADRTEQDYLAELLVLPSTLRAAAGWWKGHRTALVALAAREPDVRGTLLDMLPSSYDDEMPAMWLDILDASGATAGLWDGALPDEQRPHDGTAGWLERFLTFRERARSWRGSTRMPELYPLAERTADRLRAELTTTGRELKVTHDIDLIDLLLSLDVPVAAPDKGDALPLEQWAPGEGHRELLSLTADSRFHGAFRRGADRFSDDDSGRRAIRVLAASPGGRPLLAKWVSEVVRRFTAVGLPQLPDALTRLKWLPAEALALAEDEVRAAVATDLAPVLSRTLRAGLFDELGWPAWEEATATLVPKDDVEDIIVADAWPNLIVAGAAQARVIGAEGTLLTHDLRIPAGDKWGDPGFHHVDGELLVYWRSRNDGLRGYWHSRADRPQTMEGPGGTRGTEMDWYKGNLQLTLPLPGGGRTTGAGVLHVGDTTIPEERSLVFDGASYWVWHTEGADADSRGFYEYDPATNKRGRMSLPAFLADALRDAPEGSTYDSGWLGPSPTIGHAPASAPVDGVIGLRTVALPDGSRRTQDLAGRTVTVSSDHGRPAVLVVFPGDDRARAVVRNGWQLEVVDTDGVVTSVAKTDRTPGVFGEGTLLLPPVQFWECMTARDPEGSAALRRIDGKTSAALLTAAAQDDKKALPDTIRALLPVTHDALVAGIAGVVRHAAGQQAVLDAAAARLTRALDGASEEDEGPAGPADTVLIDATSGLGMVGGYWWHRDDETDSVFRTVRAMDRAARLSAATVPESPATRLHLDGRQLPTGYLTVQTLLDRATALTFRAAAGTTAEEHREALLTLLGRFDALELGGGAGSERWRKVVLHLTADRLRTPSGEWREGSWHGLLPLGDGAFVAIVERRSLDDHGAVFAGFFHDPAGRFDTPEPYTLRESAPLGAEGESAPLGVFLAELEARGPAPWFPEAAEKFARLTGVTETMARLIVAGLPHIDVHERVFLTTEARNTIGVKAAPAAVAKDELRGIDGGIRAAVVAALMPADPARLWTEGPDAAAAAEVWNSGVGKRTAVPEELFGDAIRAVKHSRWEVRQALPALLHPAGEPRLTRDLEWAVNGDRVKPVGADTVGFTADTLVGSVSLAAWLAHRLPAGDPLRATLPAALTAVRDRLAHPGLVLDLGQYIGLRSFRKTAGTPTEVGEGFERYGAVILATHDDQPAPGIRVALLDEAGQDPYLPALRVDNQRPYAAEVALRLARDPRYGALLADPGDPLAGERGKDGTWWPQDPSRSVPELVTDVAKEYGMGEDAATLYLMLLAMPDPTDRMTARWTGWKPARLKAARAELAAGELVVEASRTRAGRSLFLPGAWVDPKAPRLPLERWKLPLFGGLMSDEHATFGVIVPAEPAAELYRRAWQRVQDGDAPRFEELKVRRGRRR from the coding sequence ATGAGCGGGGGGACGCGGGTGTCGTACGAGGAACTGCTGACGGCGGGCGGGGTGCTGCCGCCGGACACCGAGGGGGCCGGCGAGCGGGCGGTGCCGCTGACGGCTCGGACGTACCGTCATCCGGGCCTGGAGGACCGGGTGGTGGTACGGCTGGTCGCCGGGGAGCTGGGCGCGGCGGAGGATCTGGCCGCCGGGTTCCTGGGACTGGAGCAGGACGCGGAGCCGGAGGTCGTGGGGCTGGGGCTGCGGCAGTCGCTGGGCTTCCCCGAGTGGGTGCTGGTGCACCACCCGGCGGACGGGCACCACGCGCTGGGCATCGTGCCCGATCTGGAGCGGACGGCCCGGCAGGCGAAGACCAAGCCGAAGCTGGCCATGGACGCCTACCAGGAGCTCGGCGAGCGGCTGGCGGCGTCGGTGCCGCACTTCCTGCCGACCTTCTACGAGCAGGCCGGGCGGGTGTTCCTCGCGGAGGAGAACGCCACGTACGCGGCCCAGTTGTTCACCCGCGCCCGCAAGGCCGAGGCGGAGCACGGGCTGACGGTCGAGGAGGAGCGGCTCGACGCCGTGTTCCTGGAGTTCGCGCTGGCCGGCGCGCTCCCGGTGAAGGTGCTGTCGGCGTACGCGAAGGAGTTGGCCGCGCGGGTCCCGGCCGAGGAGGCGCTGCGGCGCTTCACCAAGCTGTGCCTGCGCCGCACGGCGGGCGGTCTGCCGCCGTCGGCGCAGATGGCGGGCGACCTGCGCAGGCTGGCACGAGCCGCCGGCCGGGACGCGGACCGTACCGAGCAGGACTATCTGGCCGAGCTGCTGGTCCTGCCGTCCACGCTGCGCGCCGCGGCCGGCTGGTGGAAGGGCCACCGTACGGCGCTGGTGGCGCTGGCGGCGCGCGAGCCGGACGTGCGGGGCACCCTGCTGGACATGCTCCCCTCGTCCTACGACGACGAGATGCCCGCGATGTGGCTGGACATCCTGGATGCCTCCGGCGCCACGGCCGGGCTGTGGGACGGCGCCCTGCCCGATGAGCAGCGTCCGCACGACGGTACGGCGGGCTGGCTGGAACGGTTCCTGACGTTCCGGGAGCGGGCGCGGTCCTGGCGCGGCTCCACCCGGATGCCTGAGCTGTACCCGCTCGCGGAGCGGACGGCGGACCGGTTGCGGGCCGAACTCACCACCACCGGGCGCGAGTTGAAGGTCACGCACGACATCGACCTGATCGATCTGCTGCTGTCCCTGGACGTGCCGGTGGCCGCCCCGGACAAGGGCGACGCACTGCCGCTGGAGCAGTGGGCCCCGGGTGAGGGACACCGTGAGCTGCTGTCACTGACCGCCGACTCCCGTTTCCACGGGGCCTTCCGGCGAGGTGCGGACCGGTTCAGCGACGACGACTCCGGGCGGCGCGCGATCCGCGTACTGGCCGCCTCCCCGGGCGGGCGCCCCCTGTTGGCGAAGTGGGTCAGCGAGGTCGTCCGGCGGTTCACCGCCGTGGGACTGCCCCAGCTGCCCGACGCGCTCACCCGGCTGAAGTGGCTGCCCGCCGAGGCGCTGGCGCTCGCCGAGGACGAGGTGCGCGCGGCCGTCGCCACCGACCTGGCGCCGGTGCTGTCGCGCACCCTGCGCGCCGGGCTCTTCGACGAACTGGGCTGGCCCGCCTGGGAGGAAGCGACCGCCACCCTCGTCCCGAAGGACGACGTCGAGGACATCATCGTCGCCGACGCCTGGCCGAACCTCATCGTGGCGGGCGCCGCCCAGGCCCGCGTGATCGGCGCGGAGGGCACGCTCCTCACCCATGACCTGCGCATCCCGGCGGGCGACAAGTGGGGCGACCCGGGCTTCCACCACGTGGACGGCGAGCTGCTCGTCTACTGGCGGTCCCGCAACGACGGCCTGCGCGGCTACTGGCACAGCCGCGCCGACCGCCCCCAGACCATGGAGGGCCCCGGCGGCACCCGCGGCACGGAGATGGACTGGTACAAGGGCAACTTGCAGCTCACCCTGCCGCTGCCGGGCGGCGGCCGGACCACCGGCGCGGGCGTCCTGCACGTCGGGGACACCACGATCCCGGAGGAACGGTCGCTGGTCTTCGACGGCGCCTCGTACTGGGTGTGGCACACGGAGGGCGCGGACGCCGACTCGCGAGGCTTCTACGAGTACGACCCGGCCACGAACAAGCGGGGACGCATGAGCCTGCCCGCCTTCCTGGCCGACGCGCTGCGTGACGCCCCCGAGGGCAGCACCTACGACAGCGGCTGGCTCGGCCCCTCACCGACCATCGGCCACGCGCCGGCCTCCGCACCCGTGGACGGAGTGATCGGCCTGCGCACGGTCGCGCTGCCCGACGGTTCCCGGCGCACCCAGGACCTCGCCGGACGCACCGTCACCGTGTCCTCGGACCACGGCAGGCCGGCCGTGCTCGTCGTGTTCCCGGGCGACGACCGGGCCCGTGCCGTCGTCCGCAACGGCTGGCAGCTCGAAGTCGTCGACACGGACGGCGTCGTCACCTCCGTCGCGAAGACGGACCGCACCCCGGGCGTCTTCGGCGAGGGCACACTGTTGCTGCCGCCGGTGCAGTTCTGGGAGTGCATGACCGCCCGCGACCCGGAGGGCTCCGCCGCGCTGCGGCGCATCGACGGGAAAACCTCGGCGGCCCTGCTGACCGCGGCCGCCCAGGACGACAAGAAGGCGCTGCCCGACACGATCCGCGCGCTCCTGCCGGTCACCCACGACGCGCTCGTCGCGGGCATCGCGGGCGTCGTGCGCCACGCCGCCGGACAGCAGGCCGTCCTCGACGCGGCCGCCGCCCGGCTCACCCGGGCGCTCGACGGCGCCTCGGAGGAGGACGAGGGCCCGGCAGGGCCTGCGGACACCGTACTCATCGACGCCACGAGCGGTCTCGGCATGGTCGGCGGCTACTGGTGGCACCGGGACGACGAGACCGACAGCGTCTTCCGTACAGTGCGCGCGATGGATCGGGCCGCCCGCCTCTCTGCCGCCACCGTGCCGGAGAGCCCCGCCACCCGGCTCCACCTCGACGGACGCCAACTGCCGACCGGGTACCTGACCGTGCAGACGCTGCTCGACCGGGCCACTGCTCTCACATTCCGGGCGGCGGCCGGGACCACCGCGGAGGAGCACCGGGAAGCACTGCTCACCCTGCTCGGCCGGTTCGACGCGCTGGAGCTGGGCGGCGGCGCCGGGTCCGAGCGGTGGCGCAAGGTGGTCCTGCACCTGACGGCCGACCGGTTGCGCACCCCGTCGGGCGAGTGGCGCGAGGGCTCGTGGCACGGGCTGCTGCCGCTGGGCGACGGCGCCTTCGTCGCGATCGTGGAGCGCCGCTCGCTGGACGACCACGGCGCTGTCTTCGCCGGGTTCTTCCACGACCCGGCGGGACGGTTCGACACACCGGAGCCCTACACCCTCCGTGAGTCCGCCCCGCTCGGCGCGGAGGGAGAGTCGGCGCCGCTCGGCGTGTTCCTCGCGGAACTGGAGGCGCGCGGACCGGCCCCCTGGTTCCCGGAGGCCGCCGAGAAGTTCGCCCGGCTCACCGGTGTCACCGAGACGATGGCCCGGCTGATCGTGGCCGGCCTGCCGCACATCGATGTCCACGAGCGCGTGTTCCTGACCACGGAGGCGCGCAACACCATCGGGGTGAAGGCCGCCCCGGCGGCCGTCGCCAAGGACGAACTGCGTGGCATCGACGGGGGGATCCGCGCCGCGGTGGTGGCCGCGCTGATGCCCGCCGACCCCGCCCGGCTGTGGACCGAGGGGCCGGACGCGGCCGCCGCGGCCGAGGTCTGGAACAGCGGGGTCGGCAAGCGGACGGCCGTCCCCGAGGAACTGTTCGGCGACGCGATCCGCGCGGTCAAGCACTCCCGCTGGGAGGTCCGGCAGGCCCTGCCCGCGCTGCTGCACCCGGCCGGTGAGCCCCGCCTCACCCGCGACCTGGAGTGGGCGGTCAACGGCGACCGGGTCAAACCCGTCGGCGCCGACACGGTCGGGTTCACGGCGGACACGCTGGTCGGCTCCGTCAGCCTCGCCGCCTGGCTCGCCCACCGGCTGCCCGCCGGCGACCCGCTGCGGGCCACGCTGCCCGCCGCGCTCACCGCCGTACGCGACCGGCTGGCCCACCCCGGGCTGGTGCTGGACCTCGGGCAGTACATCGGTCTTCGCTCGTTCCGGAAGACCGCGGGTACCCCGACCGAGGTCGGTGAGGGCTTCGAGCGGTACGGCGCCGTCATCCTGGCGACGCACGACGACCAGCCGGCGCCCGGTATCCGGGTCGCGCTGCTCGACGAAGCGGGCCAGGACCCGTATCTGCCCGCGCTGCGCGTCGACAACCAGCGGCCCTACGCGGCCGAGGTGGCGCTGCGTCTGGCTCGCGACCCCCGGTACGGGGCTCTCCTCGCCGACCCGGGCGACCCGCTCGCCGGGGAGCGGGGCAAGGACGGCACCTGGTGGCCGCAGGACCCGAGCCGTTCGGTGCCCGAGCTGGTGACGGACGTGGCGAAGGAGTACGGCATGGGCGAGGACGCCGCCACGCTCTATCTGATGCTGCTCGCCATGCCCGACCCGACCGACCGAATGACGGCCCGCTGGACAGGGTGGAAGCCGGCCCGGCTCAAGGCGGCCCGTGCCGAACTGGCCGCGGGTGAGCTGGTGGTGGAGGCCAGCCGGACCAGGGCCGGGCGTTCGCTCTTCCTGCCCGGCGCCTGGGTCGACCCGAAGGCGCCGCGACTGCCGCTGGAGCGGTGGAAGCTGCCGCTGTTCGGCGGCCTGATGAGCGACGAGCACGCGACGTTCGGCGTGATCGTGCCGGCCGAACCGGCCGCCGAGCTGTACCGCAGGGCCTGGCAGCGCGTCCAGGACGGCGACGCGCCCCGGTTCGAGGAGCTGAAGGTGCGGCGGGGCCGCCGCCGCTGA
- a CDS encoding DUF4132 domain-containing protein, which yields MGWLSAGDGYEVALVEGRVAARATSGRAAGRQLKSLPKALKDHPEVDRLRRFAEWLDRHAAACVTQVDAWMVSSLPVPTGLLARVWPDEAWQAALRDLAVVGDDPDEVGFLRGATDSGELRVVNLDGETVRLSPRTVTLPHPVLLPDLDDIREFAAELGIVQRVEQIHRATWRRPDGLAAKATQVRDFTGGRFRSRFALAARATSLGYRVSGGYSTARVRDGERTVEASVWIGEPYWDAEVETGSLTWQDQDGRALPLSEVGQVAWSEGMRMAAALYAGRVIEEGKDA from the coding sequence GTGGGTTGGTTGTCGGCGGGTGACGGGTATGAAGTCGCCCTTGTGGAGGGGCGGGTGGCGGCGCGAGCCACCTCGGGCCGGGCGGCGGGACGGCAGTTGAAGTCACTGCCGAAGGCGCTGAAGGACCACCCGGAGGTGGACCGGCTGCGGCGGTTCGCCGAATGGCTGGATCGGCACGCGGCGGCGTGCGTCACGCAGGTGGACGCCTGGATGGTGTCGTCACTGCCCGTACCCACCGGTCTGCTGGCCCGGGTGTGGCCGGACGAGGCGTGGCAGGCCGCGCTGCGCGACCTCGCCGTGGTAGGCGACGACCCGGACGAGGTCGGCTTCCTGCGGGGCGCCACCGACTCCGGCGAGCTGCGGGTCGTGAACCTGGACGGGGAGACGGTCCGCCTCTCCCCGCGCACGGTGACACTGCCGCACCCGGTGCTGCTGCCGGACCTCGACGACATCCGGGAGTTCGCGGCGGAGCTGGGCATCGTGCAGCGCGTCGAGCAGATACACCGGGCGACCTGGCGGCGGCCGGACGGCCTGGCCGCCAAGGCCACCCAGGTGCGGGACTTCACCGGGGGCCGGTTCCGCTCCCGTTTCGCCCTCGCCGCCCGCGCCACCTCGCTCGGATACCGCGTCTCCGGTGGATACTCCACCGCCCGGGTCCGGGACGGCGAGCGCACCGTCGAGGCCTCCGTGTGGATCGGGGAGCCCTACTGGGACGCCGAGGTGGAGACCGGCAGCCTCACCTGGCAGGACCAGGACGGCCGCGCCCTGCCGCTGAGCGAGGTGGGCCAGGTGGCCTGGTCGGAGGGGATGCGGATGGCCGCGGCGCTGTACGCCGGGCGTGTGATCGAGGAGGGCAAGGACGCATGA
- the ligA gene encoding NAD-dependent DNA ligase LigA, which produces MVHMTTSVAVIVDAAAYAQAVEDAVRASAAYYTGGTSVLDDDAYDRLVRGIAEWEAGHPDQVLPESPTGKVAGGAVEGDVPHTVAMLSLDNVFSGEEFTAWTASLARRIGHDVERFGVEPKLDGLAVAARYARGRLTRLITRGDGTAGEDVSHAIGTIEGLPEELAEPVTVEVRGEVLMTTAQFEHANEVRTGHGGQPFANPRNAAAGTLRARERAYTVPMTFFGYGLLPLPGTDAAVAAGLGELAHSELMARAAELGVNTTAGTAVPGVTAGTVEEVLDRVKEIAALRAELPFGIDGIVIKADLAADHRAAGSGSRAPRWAIAYKLPAVEKITRLLEVQWNVGRTGIIAPRGVLEPVEIDGSTITYATLHNPADITRRDLRLGDHVMVHRAGDVIPRVEAPVAHLRTGDEQPIVFPEVCPRCGSGIDTGEQRWRCENGRNCHLVASLSYAVGRDQLDVEGLGHTRVVQLVEAGLVADLADLFTLTREQLLGLERMGETSTDNLLAALDTARGRPLSRVLCALGVRGTGRSMSRRIARYFATMDHIRAADAEAIQRVEGIGTEKAPSIVAELVELAPLIDKLVAAGVNMTEPGATPPAPADDDSAGPEDGSQEGAEPAGGPLAGMAVVVTGAMTGVLEKLSRNQMNELIERAGGRASSSVSKKTSLVVAGANAGSKRAKAETLGIRLADPDEFAALLADFLD; this is translated from the coding sequence ATGGTCCACATGACGACATCAGTAGCAGTGATCGTGGATGCCGCCGCTTACGCGCAGGCCGTCGAGGACGCGGTGCGGGCTTCGGCCGCCTACTACACCGGCGGCACCTCGGTGTTGGACGATGACGCCTACGACCGGCTCGTGCGGGGGATCGCGGAGTGGGAGGCCGGGCATCCCGATCAGGTGCTGCCGGAGTCGCCGACCGGGAAGGTGGCCGGCGGGGCGGTCGAGGGGGACGTGCCGCACACGGTGGCGATGCTGAGCCTGGACAACGTGTTCTCGGGCGAGGAGTTCACGGCGTGGACGGCGTCGCTGGCCCGGCGGATCGGGCACGACGTGGAGCGGTTCGGTGTGGAGCCGAAGCTCGACGGGCTGGCGGTCGCCGCCCGGTACGCGCGAGGACGGCTCACGCGGTTGATCACGCGGGGCGACGGGACGGCCGGGGAGGACGTCTCGCACGCCATCGGCACCATCGAGGGCCTGCCGGAAGAGCTGGCCGAGCCGGTGACGGTGGAGGTGCGCGGCGAAGTCCTCATGACGACCGCCCAGTTCGAACATGCCAACGAGGTGCGCACCGGGCACGGCGGGCAGCCGTTCGCCAATCCGCGCAACGCCGCGGCGGGCACGCTGCGCGCCAGGGAGCGGGCCTACACCGTGCCGATGACGTTCTTCGGTTACGGGTTGCTGCCGTTGCCCGGTACGGACGCCGCCGTCGCCGCGGGACTGGGGGAACTGGCCCACAGCGAACTGATGGCGCGGGCCGCCGAACTGGGGGTGAACACCACCGCCGGTACGGCCGTGCCCGGTGTCACCGCCGGCACGGTCGAGGAGGTCCTGGACCGGGTGAAGGAGATCGCCGCGCTGCGGGCGGAGCTGCCGTTCGGGATCGACGGGATCGTCATCAAGGCCGACCTGGCCGCCGACCATCGGGCCGCCGGGTCCGGTTCACGCGCCCCGCGCTGGGCGATCGCCTACAAGCTGCCCGCCGTCGAGAAGATCACGCGGCTGCTGGAGGTGCAGTGGAACGTCGGCCGCACGGGCATCATCGCCCCGCGCGGAGTGCTGGAGCCCGTCGAGATCGACGGCTCCACCATCACGTACGCCACCCTCCACAACCCGGCCGACATCACCCGCCGCGACCTGCGGCTCGGCGACCATGTCATGGTGCACCGCGCCGGTGACGTCATCCCCCGCGTGGAGGCGCCCGTCGCCCATCTGCGCACGGGCGACGAACAGCCCATCGTCTTCCCCGAGGTGTGCCCGAGGTGCGGCTCCGGCATCGACACCGGGGAGCAGCGCTGGCGCTGCGAGAACGGCCGCAACTGCCATCTGGTGGCGTCGCTCTCGTATGCCGTGGGCCGCGATCAGCTCGACGTCGAAGGGCTCGGCCACACCCGGGTCGTCCAGCTCGTCGAGGCGGGTCTGGTGGCCGATCTCGCCGATCTGTTCACCCTCACCCGGGAGCAGCTGCTCGGTCTGGAGCGCATGGGCGAGACCAGCACCGACAATCTTCTCGCCGCGCTCGACACGGCCCGGGGGCGGCCGCTGTCGCGGGTGCTGTGCGCGCTGGGTGTGCGGGGCACCGGCCGCTCCATGTCCCGCCGTATCGCCCGGTACTTCGCCACCATGGACCACATCCGCGCCGCGGACGCCGAGGCGATCCAGCGGGTCGAGGGCATCGGCACCGAGAAGGCCCCGTCCATCGTCGCCGAACTCGTCGAACTCGCCCCGCTCATCGACAAGCTCGTGGCGGCCGGGGTGAACATGACCGAGCCGGGCGCCACGCCGCCCGCCCCGGCCGACGACGACTCCGCCGGCCCTGAGGACGGTTCGCAGGAGGGCGCCGAACCCGCGGGCGGGCCGCTCGCCGGGATGGCTGTGGTGGTCACGGGCGCGATGACCGGCGTACTGGAGAAGCTCAGCCGCAACCAGATGAACGAACTGATCGAGCGCGCCGGCGGACGCGCCTCCTCCAGCGTCTCCAAGAAGACCTCGCTGGTCGTCGCGGGCGCGAACGCCGGCTCCAAGCGCGCCAAGGCCGAGACGCTCGGCATCCGCCTGGCCGACCCGGACGAGTTCGCCGCACTCCTCGCCGACTTCCTCGACTGA